From the genome of Zonotrichia albicollis isolate bZonAlb1 chromosome 20, bZonAlb1.hap1, whole genome shotgun sequence, one region includes:
- the CAP1 gene encoding adenylyl cyclase-associated protein 1 isoform X2: MERLVERLEKAVERLENVCQGPGMCGDVSAKGVAQYVQAFDALLAGPVAEYTKISREVGGDVQKHAEMVHAGLMSERALLVVASQHQQPAENAFSELLKPISEQIQAVQNFREKNRGSKLFNHLSAVSESIPALGWVAMAPKPGPYVKEMTDAAMFYTNRILKEYKDVDKKQVDWVKAYLSIWTELQAYIKEYHTTGLTWSKTGPVATAGAKAAPAPPAGPAPPPPGPPPPPAPVSSSTDDSASRSALFAQINRGEGITSGLRHVSDDMKTHKNPALKNQGGPVRSGPKPFTAPKPACNANPSPKAPPLLELEGKKWRVENQENATNLVISDTELKQVAYVFKCTNSTLQIKGKINSITLDNCKKLGLVFDDVVGIVEIINSRDVKVQVMGKVPTISINKTDGCHVYLSKSSLDCEIVSAKSSEMNVLIPTDGGDFTEFPVPEQFKTVWNGQKLVTTVTEIAG; this comes from the exons GAGTGGCTCAGTACGTGCAGGCTTTCGATGCCCTGCTGGCCGGGCCCGTGGCTGAGTACACCAAGATCAGCAGAGAAGTCGGTGGGGATGTGCAGAAGCAC GCTGAGATGGTCCATGCAGGCCTGATGAGCGAGAGGGCTCTTCTGGTGGTGGCATCTCAGCATCAGCAGCCAGCAGAG AACGCCTTCTCAGAGCTCCTCAAGCCCATCTCGGAGCAGATCCAGGCTGTGCAGAACTTCAGGGAGAAGAACCGTGGCAGCAAACTCTTCAACCACTTGTCAGCAGTCAGTGAgagcatcccagccctgggctgggtggCCATG GCTCCAAAGCCTGGTCCTTACGTGAAGGAGATGACTGATGCTGCCATGTTTTACACCAACAGGATCCTCAAGGAGTACAAGGATGT AGATAAAAAACAAGTGGACTGGGTGAAAGCTTACCTGAGCAtctggacagagctgcaggccTACATCAAGGAGTACCACACCACAGGGCTGACCTGGAGCAAAACA GGTCCCGTGGCCACAGCAGGGGCcaaagcagcccctgcccccccGGCTGGGCCTGCACCCCCACCTCCAGggcctccccctcctcctgcccctgtgaGCTCCAGCACGGACGACTCGGCCTCGCGCTCGGCGCTGTTCGCGCAGATCAACCGGGGAGAAGGGATCACCTCGG GCTTGAGGCACGTCTCAGATGACATGAAAACCCACAAGAACCCAGCCCTGAAGAACCAGGGGGGCCCCGTGAGAAGCGGCCCCAAACCTTTCACTGCTCCCAAACCTGCCTGTAATGCTAACCCCTCCCCAAAGGCGCCTCCTTTGCTAGAATTAGAAGGCAAAAAGTGGAGAGTG GAAAACCAGGAGAATGCCACTAACCTGGTGATCAGTGACACAGAACTGAAGCAGGTAGCTTATGTTTTCAAGTGCACAAACAGCACACTCCAAATCAAAGGCAAGATCAACTCCATCACCCTGG ACAACTGCAAGAAGCTGGGTCTGGTGTTTGATGACGTGGTGGGCATTGTGGAGATCATCAACAGCAGGGATGTCAAAGTTCAG GTCATGGGTAAAGTGCCAACGATTTCCATCAACAAGACAGATGGGTGCCACGTGTACCTGAGCAAGAGCTCCCTCGACTGCGAGATCGTCAGTGCCAAGTCCTCGGAGATGAACGTGCTCATCCCCACCGACGGGGGGGACTTT ACTGAATTCCCTGTCCCAGAACAGTTCAAGACAGTGTGGAACGGTCAGAAGTTGGTCACCACTGTGACAGAAATTGCTGGCTAA
- the CAP1 gene encoding adenylyl cyclase-associated protein 1 isoform X1 yields MRLWTAADMERLVERLEKAVERLENVCQGPGMCGDVSAKGVAQYVQAFDALLAGPVAEYTKISREVGGDVQKHAEMVHAGLMSERALLVVASQHQQPAENAFSELLKPISEQIQAVQNFREKNRGSKLFNHLSAVSESIPALGWVAMAPKPGPYVKEMTDAAMFYTNRILKEYKDVDKKQVDWVKAYLSIWTELQAYIKEYHTTGLTWSKTGPVATAGAKAAPAPPAGPAPPPPGPPPPPAPVSSSTDDSASRSALFAQINRGEGITSGLRHVSDDMKTHKNPALKNQGGPVRSGPKPFTAPKPACNANPSPKAPPLLELEGKKWRVENQENATNLVISDTELKQVAYVFKCTNSTLQIKGKINSITLDNCKKLGLVFDDVVGIVEIINSRDVKVQVMGKVPTISINKTDGCHVYLSKSSLDCEIVSAKSSEMNVLIPTDGGDFTEFPVPEQFKTVWNGQKLVTTVTEIAG; encoded by the exons GAGTGGCTCAGTACGTGCAGGCTTTCGATGCCCTGCTGGCCGGGCCCGTGGCTGAGTACACCAAGATCAGCAGAGAAGTCGGTGGGGATGTGCAGAAGCAC GCTGAGATGGTCCATGCAGGCCTGATGAGCGAGAGGGCTCTTCTGGTGGTGGCATCTCAGCATCAGCAGCCAGCAGAG AACGCCTTCTCAGAGCTCCTCAAGCCCATCTCGGAGCAGATCCAGGCTGTGCAGAACTTCAGGGAGAAGAACCGTGGCAGCAAACTCTTCAACCACTTGTCAGCAGTCAGTGAgagcatcccagccctgggctgggtggCCATG GCTCCAAAGCCTGGTCCTTACGTGAAGGAGATGACTGATGCTGCCATGTTTTACACCAACAGGATCCTCAAGGAGTACAAGGATGT AGATAAAAAACAAGTGGACTGGGTGAAAGCTTACCTGAGCAtctggacagagctgcaggccTACATCAAGGAGTACCACACCACAGGGCTGACCTGGAGCAAAACA GGTCCCGTGGCCACAGCAGGGGCcaaagcagcccctgcccccccGGCTGGGCCTGCACCCCCACCTCCAGggcctccccctcctcctgcccctgtgaGCTCCAGCACGGACGACTCGGCCTCGCGCTCGGCGCTGTTCGCGCAGATCAACCGGGGAGAAGGGATCACCTCGG GCTTGAGGCACGTCTCAGATGACATGAAAACCCACAAGAACCCAGCCCTGAAGAACCAGGGGGGCCCCGTGAGAAGCGGCCCCAAACCTTTCACTGCTCCCAAACCTGCCTGTAATGCTAACCCCTCCCCAAAGGCGCCTCCTTTGCTAGAATTAGAAGGCAAAAAGTGGAGAGTG GAAAACCAGGAGAATGCCACTAACCTGGTGATCAGTGACACAGAACTGAAGCAGGTAGCTTATGTTTTCAAGTGCACAAACAGCACACTCCAAATCAAAGGCAAGATCAACTCCATCACCCTGG ACAACTGCAAGAAGCTGGGTCTGGTGTTTGATGACGTGGTGGGCATTGTGGAGATCATCAACAGCAGGGATGTCAAAGTTCAG GTCATGGGTAAAGTGCCAACGATTTCCATCAACAAGACAGATGGGTGCCACGTGTACCTGAGCAAGAGCTCCCTCGACTGCGAGATCGTCAGTGCCAAGTCCTCGGAGATGAACGTGCTCATCCCCACCGACGGGGGGGACTTT ACTGAATTCCCTGTCCCAGAACAGTTCAAGACAGTGTGGAACGGTCAGAAGTTGGTCACCACTGTGACAGAAATTGCTGGCTAA